One Qiania dongpingensis genomic window carries:
- the yaaA gene encoding peroxide stress protein YaaA has product MKIIISPAKKMKEDMDSLEVCSCPVFLEEADILLRYMRSLSFEEAKKLWRCNDKIAELNYGRLKTMDLKRRLTPALLAYEGIQYQYMAPVVFEAEGWKYIQERLRILSGFYGVLKPLDGVVPYRLEMQARAEVSGKKNLYEFWGRKLFEEVSKEDDLILNLASQEYSRCITQYLTKGSRTSGRSGKLHVLTCRFGERRGNQVMETGTQVKMARGEMVRFLAENQVDRPEEMMRFDGLGYHFCREMSEEDYYVFLKTK; this is encoded by the coding sequence ATGAAGATCATTATTTCTCCTGCTAAAAAAATGAAAGAAGACATGGACAGCCTGGAGGTTTGCAGCTGTCCGGTATTTCTGGAAGAGGCGGATATACTCCTCCGATATATGAGGTCGCTGTCTTTTGAGGAGGCAAAAAAGCTCTGGCGCTGTAATGACAAAATCGCTGAACTCAATTACGGGCGGTTAAAGACCATGGACTTAAAGCGCCGCCTGACGCCGGCTCTTCTTGCGTATGAGGGAATCCAGTATCAGTATATGGCGCCTGTTGTTTTTGAAGCGGAGGGCTGGAAATATATCCAGGAGCGTCTCCGGATCCTTTCCGGATTTTATGGCGTTCTGAAGCCTTTGGACGGCGTGGTGCCTTATCGTCTGGAAATGCAGGCAAGAGCAGAAGTTTCGGGGAAAAAGAACCTCTATGAGTTTTGGGGCAGAAAGCTTTTTGAAGAGGTTTCCAAGGAGGACGATTTGATTTTAAATCTGGCCTCGCAGGAATACAGCCGCTGTATTACGCAATATCTGACGAAAGGAAGCCGGACTTCCGGCCGGTCTGGAAAGCTTCACGTTCTCACCTGCCGGTTCGGGGAAAGACGCGGAAACCAGGTAATGGAAACAGGAACACAGGTGAAAATGGCCAGAGGGGAAATGGTCCGCTTTCTTGCGGAAAATCAGGTGGATAGACCGGAGGAGATGATGAGATTTGATGGTCTGGGCTATCATTTCTGCAGGGAAATGTCGGAGGAAGACTATTATGTGTTCTTGAAAACGAAATAA
- the pgeF gene encoding peptidoglycan editing factor PgeF codes for MMCGTSSEQTILWNRKAGEKEQEIQCRIRKGIPFLSFPLLEESGLVKHGFSTRLGGVSEGVCASMNLGFHRGEARQKVMENYRRMAEALEMPMERMVLSQQTHTTNVRVVTEADAGNGIIRPLPYSDVDGLITNVRGLPLVTFYADCVPLYFVDPVNRAIGLSHSGWRGTKDRMGRHTLERMREAFGSRPEEVLACVGPSICRSCYEVSLDVAEEFRRAFGELADERLLDEKPDGKFQLDLWEANRLILLDSGILPEHLAVTDICTCCNPEFLFSHRASGGRRGNLAAFLCLE; via the coding sequence ATGATGTGCGGAACATCTTCTGAGCAGACGATATTGTGGAACAGGAAGGCCGGAGAGAAGGAACAGGAAATTCAGTGCCGTATACGGAAAGGAATTCCGTTTTTAAGCTTTCCTTTGCTGGAAGAATCAGGGCTTGTGAAACATGGCTTTTCCACCCGTTTGGGAGGAGTCAGCGAGGGGGTGTGTGCATCCATGAACCTGGGGTTTCATCGGGGAGAGGCCAGGCAGAAGGTAATGGAGAATTACCGGCGCATGGCGGAAGCTCTGGAAATGCCCATGGAGCGGATGGTCTTGTCTCAGCAGACTCATACGACGAATGTCAGAGTAGTTACAGAGGCCGACGCGGGAAACGGCATTATCCGTCCGCTTCCCTATTCAGATGTGGACGGATTGATAACGAATGTGCGCGGACTTCCTCTGGTCACTTTTTATGCGGACTGTGTGCCCTTATACTTTGTCGATCCGGTCAACAGGGCTATCGGCCTTTCTCATTCCGGCTGGAGGGGGACAAAAGACCGGATGGGCCGCCATACTCTGGAGAGGATGCGGGAAGCTTTCGGCAGCCGGCCGGAGGAGGTACTGGCCTGTGTAGGGCCCAGTATCTGCCGCAGCTGTTACGAGGTGAGCCTGGATGTGGCGGAGGAATTCCGGAGGGCTTTCGGAGAACTGGCGGATGAGCGGCTGCTGGATGAAAAACCGGACGGCAAATTCCAGCTGGATCTGTGGGAGGCGAACCGTCTGATCCTGCTGGATTCCGGTATCCTGCCGGAGCATCTTGCCGTAACAGATATATGTACCTGCTGTAATCCGGAGTTTTTATTTTCTCACAGGGCGTCCGGGGGCAGACGGGGAAACCTGGCGGCGTTTCTTTGCCTGGAATGA
- a CDS encoding YraN family protein, with the protein MNRRQIGARYEELAARILCSSGYRILERNFRCQLGEIDIIARHRGYLVFIEVKYRKNAGTGYPEEAVDVRKQTVIRKTAEFYMKTHGYGLSVPCRFDVVSMEGERIRIIEDAFWTY; encoded by the coding sequence TTGAACCGTCGGCAAATAGGAGCCAGGTATGAGGAGCTGGCGGCCAGGATATTGTGCAGTTCCGGTTATCGGATATTGGAGAGGAATTTCCGGTGCCAGCTGGGAGAAATCGACATCATAGCCAGGCACAGGGGCTATCTGGTGTTCATTGAGGTCAAGTACAGAAAAAACGCGGGGACGGGATATCCGGAGGAGGCCGTAGACGTAAGGAAACAGACGGTCATAAGAAAAACGGCGGAATTTTACATGAAGACCCATGGGTATGGACTGTCGGTCCCCTGCCGGTTTGATGTGGTATCCATGGAAGGGGAACGGATCCGAATCATTGAAGACGCCTTTTGGACATATTAG
- a CDS encoding ribonuclease HII, which produces MTIQEIKIQLEQAGNADLPALLAFYKKDERAGVRKLAESVEKKQMLLRAEYDRLDSMLSYERKYRRFGVICGIDEAGRGPLAGPVAAAAVILPEDCKILYVNDSKKLSEKKREMLYDEIMDQAISVGVGIIGPGRIDEINILQATYEAMRNAVAELSPCPDVSLNDAVTIPGLPGSVRQVPIIKGDAKSLSIAAASIIAKVSRDRMMREYDKLYPEYGFAGHKGYGSAEHIAAVRKYGMTPIHRRSFLKNLL; this is translated from the coding sequence ATGACCATACAGGAGATAAAAATACAGCTTGAACAGGCAGGCAATGCGGATTTACCCGCATTGCTTGCGTTTTATAAAAAGGATGAGAGAGCCGGCGTCAGGAAGCTGGCGGAGTCTGTGGAAAAAAAGCAGATGCTCTTGCGGGCAGAATACGACCGGCTGGATTCCATGCTGTCTTATGAACGGAAGTACCGGAGGTTTGGAGTCATCTGCGGAATCGACGAGGCCGGACGGGGACCTCTGGCGGGGCCGGTGGCGGCTGCGGCGGTGATCCTTCCGGAGGACTGCAAGATCCTTTACGTCAACGATTCGAAGAAGCTTTCCGAAAAGAAAAGAGAGATGCTGTATGATGAGATCATGGACCAGGCCATAAGCGTAGGGGTTGGAATCATAGGACCGGGAAGGATTGATGAGATCAACATTCTTCAGGCGACTTATGAAGCGATGCGGAATGCGGTCGCGGAGCTCTCGCCCTGTCCGGATGTGAGTCTCAACGATGCGGTCACGATTCCCGGCCTTCCCGGGTCTGTGCGGCAGGTGCCGATCATCAAAGGAGACGCGAAGAGCCTGTCCATAGCAGCCGCCAGTATTATCGCGAAGGTGAGCAGGGACAGGATGATGCGGGAATATGACAAGCTTTATCCGGAATATGGTTTTGCCGGCCACAAGGGTTATGGTTCGGCGGAGCACATCGCCGCCGTTCGGAAATATGGGATGACGCCCATACACAGGAGAAGCTTTTTAAAGAATCTGCTGTGA
- the lepB gene encoding signal peptidase I, with amino-acid sequence MEENRQDWEDEKLEETLKALDQEKEREEKRKAKKEEKNVLRDIINLLIYAAIVFGITFLIITFVGQRTRVSGNSMYNTLSDGDNLILEKLSYRFHEPERFDIVVFRFTHKKDTFYIKRVIGLPGETVQIIGSDIYINGEILEEDYGLEPIQDAKRAAQPITLGEDEYFVMGDNRNDSSDSRDPAVANVKRSQIVGKAWLRIWPLNKIGFISHR; translated from the coding sequence ATGGAAGAGAACAGACAGGACTGGGAAGACGAAAAGCTTGAAGAGACACTGAAAGCCCTTGACCAGGAAAAAGAAAGAGAAGAAAAGCGGAAGGCAAAGAAGGAAGAAAAGAATGTGCTGCGGGATATCATAAATCTCCTGATCTACGCGGCGATTGTTTTCGGCATCACTTTTTTGATCATTACTTTTGTCGGGCAGCGGACGAGGGTATCAGGTAATTCCATGTATAATACGTTGAGTGACGGCGATAATCTGATCCTTGAGAAGCTCAGCTACCGGTTTCATGAGCCGGAGAGGTTTGATATTGTGGTTTTCCGCTTCACTCATAAAAAGGACACCTTTTATATCAAACGTGTGATCGGCCTGCCTGGTGAGACGGTGCAGATCATCGGCAGCGATATTTATATCAATGGTGAGATACTGGAAGAGGATTATGGCCTGGAGCCCATCCAGGACGCAAAAAGAGCGGCACAGCCTATCACCCTCGGTGAAGACGAATATTTTGTCATGGGGGACAACCGGAATGACAGCTCCGACAGCAGGGACCCTGCGGTGGCCAATGTGAAGCGGAGCCAGATCGTGGGCAAGGCGTGGCTGCGTATCTGGCCTCTTAATAAGATTGGATTTATCAGCCATCGATAG
- the ylqF gene encoding ribosome biogenesis GTPase YlqF, with translation MQVQWYPGHMTKARRAMQEDIKLVDLVIELLDARAPLSSRNPDIDELGRQKARLIILNKADLADARANKAWEIYFEDKGCTVVQVDARRRADMKPIQAAILSACREKIERDRRRGIKNRPVRAMVVGIPNVGKSTFINSYAGRACAKTGNRPGVTRGNQWIRLSKDVELLDTPGILWPKFEDQEVGIRLAMLGSIKDDILNTDELSMRLLDCLSARYPEALKERYQLPEEAYGKGPAEILAEVARLRNCLLKGSELDYGKAARMVIEDFRCGRLGRITLELPD, from the coding sequence ATGCAGGTTCAGTGGTATCCAGGACATATGACAAAGGCCAGGCGCGCCATGCAGGAAGATATAAAGCTCGTGGACCTGGTGATAGAGCTTTTGGATGCGAGGGCCCCCTTATCCAGCCGGAATCCGGATATCGATGAGCTGGGGCGCCAGAAAGCCCGTCTGATCATCCTGAATAAGGCGGATCTGGCGGATGCCCGCGCCAATAAGGCGTGGGAGATATATTTTGAGGATAAAGGATGCACTGTGGTTCAGGTGGATGCCAGGAGACGGGCGGATATGAAGCCCATTCAGGCAGCCATTCTTTCTGCATGCAGGGAAAAAATAGAGAGAGACCGGCGCAGAGGTATTAAGAATCGTCCAGTCAGGGCCATGGTGGTGGGAATCCCCAATGTGGGCAAGTCCACGTTCATCAATTCGTATGCCGGACGGGCCTGTGCCAAGACCGGTAATAGACCGGGCGTCACAAGAGGAAACCAGTGGATTCGCCTCAGCAAGGATGTGGAGCTCCTGGATACGCCTGGTATCCTGTGGCCGAAGTTTGAAGACCAGGAGGTTGGAATCAGGCTGGCGATGCTGGGATCCATCAAAGATGATATCCTGAATACTGATGAGCTTTCCATGAGGCTTCTGGATTGTTTGAGCGCGCGGTATCCGGAGGCGCTTAAGGAACGTTATCAGCTTCCGGAGGAAGCATACGGGAAAGGGCCGGCGGAGATCCTGGCAGAAGTGGCAAGGCTGCGGAACTGTCTTCTTAAAGGCAGCGAGCTGGACTATGGGAAAGCGGCCAGGATGGTAATCGAAGATTTCAGATGCGGAAGACTGGGCAGGATTACCCTCGAGCTTCCAGATTAG
- the lepB gene encoding signal peptidase I has protein sequence MRSYYQDNGAGQGRLKTLLSWGVDIVAVITLALFAVMMFGTKITMSGRSMEPTLQTGDVVLLDKLWYNFSKPKRMDVVAFQNMGDDTKTYIKRIVGLPGETIQIQGGKLYVNGKEAELGEKAGAIALPGLAETAVELKKDEYFVLGDNPETSEDSRFANVGNVHISQIKGKLWLRMSPFSRFGFIK, from the coding sequence TTGCGTTCGTACTATCAGGATAATGGGGCGGGGCAGGGCAGGCTGAAAACGCTTTTGAGCTGGGGCGTGGACATCGTGGCAGTGATCACACTGGCTTTATTTGCCGTGATGATGTTCGGAACGAAGATCACCATGTCCGGACGCTCTATGGAGCCGACCCTGCAGACCGGAGATGTTGTTTTACTGGATAAATTGTGGTATAATTTCTCAAAGCCGAAGCGGATGGACGTGGTGGCTTTTCAGAACATGGGGGATGACACGAAGACCTATATCAAGCGGATCGTAGGGCTTCCGGGAGAGACCATACAGATCCAGGGCGGAAAGCTGTATGTCAATGGAAAAGAGGCAGAGCTGGGAGAAAAGGCGGGAGCCATCGCGCTGCCGGGACTGGCTGAGACAGCCGTAGAGCTTAAGAAGGACGAGTATTTTGTCCTGGGAGACAATCCGGAAACCAGTGAGGACAGCCGCTTTGCAAACGTAGGGAACGTCCATATCAGTCAGATCAAAGGGAAGCTCTGGCTCAGGATGTCTCCGTTCAGCCGGTTCGGATTCATAAAATGA
- the rplS gene encoding 50S ribosomal protein L19 — protein MNDIIRSIEAGQMKESVDAFRVGDTVKVYNKIKEGARERIQVFEGTVIKRQNGGSKETFTVRKNSNGIGVEKTWPVHSPFVEKIEVIRRGKVRRAKLFYLRDRVGKAAKVKELVR, from the coding sequence ATGAACGACATTATCAGATCCATTGAGGCAGGCCAGATGAAAGAGTCTGTAGATGCTTTTCGCGTAGGCGATACCGTAAAGGTATACAATAAGATCAAAGAGGGCGCCCGCGAGAGAATCCAGGTTTTTGAGGGAACCGTGATCAAGAGGCAGAACGGCGGTTCAAAAGAAACCTTTACCGTGAGAAAAAATTCCAATGGTATCGGCGTAGAAAAAACATGGCCGGTACATTCTCCCTTCGTAGAGAAGATTGAAGTTATCAGAAGAGGTAAAGTAAGAAGGGCTAAGCTGTTCTACTTAAGAGACAGAGTAGGTAAGGCGGCCAAGGTTAAAGAGCTGGTTCGCTGA
- the trmD gene encoding tRNA (guanosine(37)-N1)-methyltransferase TrmD, translating into MNYHVLTLFPQMVLNGLHTSIIGRAEEKGLLHIEAIDIRDYAENKHMRVDDYPYGGGAGMVMQPGPVYGAYQALSDRLGKRPRVIYLTPQGRVFSQSLAEEYSKEEDLVFLCGHYEGIDERVLELIVTDYVSIGDYVLTGGELPAMVMIDCISRLVPGVLSNDVSAEFETFHDSLLEYPQYTRPETFMEKSVPEVLLSGHHGNIDKWRREQSVIRTAKFRPDLLPFADLSEKEKELLKTLDFQAKI; encoded by the coding sequence ATGAATTATCACGTATTGACACTGTTTCCCCAGATGGTCCTTAACGGTTTGCATACCAGCATCATCGGGAGGGCTGAGGAAAAGGGACTTCTCCATATTGAGGCCATTGATATCCGAGATTATGCGGAAAATAAGCATATGCGGGTGGATGATTACCCCTATGGAGGCGGAGCCGGCATGGTGATGCAGCCGGGCCCGGTGTATGGGGCCTATCAGGCTCTTTCGGACAGGTTGGGAAAGCGGCCGAGGGTAATCTATCTTACGCCCCAGGGACGGGTATTCAGCCAGTCCCTGGCGGAGGAATATTCGAAGGAAGAGGATCTGGTGTTTTTATGCGGCCATTATGAAGGCATAGACGAACGGGTGCTGGAGCTTATTGTCACTGATTACGTTTCCATTGGAGATTACGTACTGACGGGAGGCGAGCTGCCTGCCATGGTCATGATTGACTGCATTTCCAGGCTGGTGCCCGGAGTCCTGAGCAACGATGTATCGGCGGAATTTGAGACGTTCCACGATAGCCTTTTGGAATATCCTCAGTATACCAGGCCGGAAACGTTCATGGAAAAGAGCGTGCCGGAAGTGTTGCTTTCCGGCCATCACGGAAACATAGACAAATGGCGCAGAGAGCAGTCCGTGATCCGCACGGCGAAATTCCGACCGGATCTGCTGCCTTTCGCGGATTTGAGTGAAAAAGAAAAAGAGCTGCTGAAAACGCTTGATTTTCAGGCTAAAATATGA
- the rimM gene encoding ribosome maturation factor RimM (Essential for efficient processing of 16S rRNA): MVSRFRVGVISSTHGIRGEVKVFPTTDDASRFLALKQVILEAKRETRELEIEHVKFFKQFVILKFKGIDDINDVEKYKGAELWVTRENAVPLQEGEYFIADLIGLPVVTDEGGTLGVLKDVLQTGANDVYEVTMENGKELLLPVIDECVLNVNLEKGEILVHVMDGLLDL; encoded by the coding sequence ATGGTATCAAGGTTTCGGGTAGGCGTGATTTCATCCACCCACGGAATCCGCGGCGAGGTGAAGGTGTTTCCTACGACGGATGACGCGTCACGTTTTCTGGCGTTAAAGCAGGTGATTCTGGAGGCAAAGCGGGAGACCAGGGAACTGGAAATAGAGCATGTTAAATTTTTTAAGCAGTTTGTGATCCTTAAATTTAAGGGAATCGACGATATCAATGATGTGGAAAAATATAAGGGCGCGGAGCTTTGGGTGACGAGGGAGAACGCGGTTCCTCTGCAGGAGGGGGAATACTTTATCGCTGATCTTATCGGCCTGCCGGTGGTGACCGACGAAGGCGGTACGCTGGGAGTCCTTAAGGATGTGCTGCAGACGGGAGCCAATGATGTCTATGAGGTAACGATGGAGAACGGAAAGGAACTGCTGCTTCCTGTGATCGATGAGTGTGTCCTCAATGTGAATCTGGAAAAAGGCGAGATTCTGGTCCATGTGATGGACGGACTTCTGGATTTATAA
- a CDS encoding KH domain-containing protein gives MKELVEVIAKALVDNPDSVSVTEKEDGKETVLELTVDPSDMGKVIGKQGRIAKAIRCVVKAAASREDKKAVLEIQ, from the coding sequence ATGAAAGAATTAGTAGAAGTGATTGCGAAAGCTCTGGTGGATAATCCGGACTCCGTTTCCGTTACGGAAAAGGAAGACGGCAAGGAAACCGTACTTGAGCTGACCGTTGACCCGTCTGATATGGGCAAGGTGATCGGCAAGCAGGGCAGGATTGCGAAAGCGATCCGCTGTGTGGTGAAAGCGGCGGCCTCCAGAGAAGACAAAAAAGCAGTTCTGGAAATTCAGTAA
- the rpsP gene encoding 30S ribosomal protein S16, translating to MAVKMRLKRMGQKKAPFYRVIVADSRSPRDGRFIEEIGYYDPTKDPSVIKIDEELAKKWLSTGAQPTDTVAKLLKIAGIEK from the coding sequence ATGGCAGTAAAGATGAGATTAAAGAGAATGGGTCAGAAAAAGGCACCTTTTTATAGAGTGATCGTTGCAGATTCCAGATCTCCCAGAGATGGCAGATTTATTGAGGAAATCGGATACTATGACCCTACTAAGGACCCCAGCGTAATCAAAATCGACGAGGAGTTAGCAAAGAAGTGGTTATCCACAGGCGCACAGCCTACTGATACCGTTGCAAAGCTTCTGAAGATCGCCGGTATTGAGAAATAA
- the ffh gene encoding signal recognition particle protein codes for MAFESLSDKLQNVFKKLRGKGRLSEADVKAALKEVKMALLEADVSFKVVKQFIKSVEARAIGQDVLNSLTPGQMVIKIVNEEMVSLMGSETTELKLNVGSAMTVIMMVGLQGAGKTTTSAKIAGKMKEKGKRPLLVACDVYRPAAVKQLQVNGEKQGVPVFSMGDRHNPVNIARAAIEHAEKNNNNIVILDTAGRLHIDEDMMAELQEIKGSVQVDQTVLVVDAMTGQDAVNAASMFQDKVGIDGVIITKLDGDTRGGAALSIRAVTGKPILYVGMGEKLSDLEQFYPDRMASRILGMGDVLTLIEKAEAQFDESQAKKLEQKMKKAEFDFNDYLEQLEQIKKMGGIGDMLNMLPGMGSKMKNVDIDESAMDRTKSIIYSMTPAERSNPDIINPSRKKRIAAGAGVDIAEVNRLMKQHEQSRKMMKQMAGMMGKAGKKGRFKLPF; via the coding sequence ATGGCTTTTGAAAGCTTATCCGACAAATTGCAGAATGTATTCAAGAAGCTGCGCGGCAAGGGGCGTTTGAGCGAGGCCGATGTCAAGGCGGCTCTTAAAGAGGTTAAGATGGCTCTTTTGGAGGCCGATGTCAGCTTTAAGGTGGTAAAACAGTTCATCAAATCCGTAGAAGCCAGGGCAATCGGGCAGGATGTGCTTAACAGCTTGACCCCGGGCCAGATGGTGATCAAGATTGTAAATGAGGAAATGGTATCCCTTATGGGCTCTGAGACTACGGAGCTCAAGCTGAATGTCGGAAGCGCCATGACGGTCATTATGATGGTGGGGCTTCAGGGCGCGGGCAAGACCACGACCTCGGCGAAGATTGCCGGAAAGATGAAGGAAAAAGGCAAGAGACCGCTTTTGGTGGCGTGTGATGTTTACCGCCCGGCAGCGGTGAAGCAGCTCCAGGTGAATGGGGAAAAGCAAGGCGTACCTGTGTTTTCCATGGGTGACAGGCATAACCCCGTCAATATCGCAAGAGCTGCCATCGAGCACGCAGAGAAGAACAATAACAATATAGTAATCTTGGATACAGCCGGACGTCTTCATATAGATGAAGACATGATGGCGGAGCTCCAGGAGATAAAGGGAAGCGTCCAGGTGGACCAGACGGTCCTGGTGGTAGACGCCATGACCGGACAGGACGCGGTGAACGCGGCCAGCATGTTCCAGGATAAAGTCGGCATTGACGGCGTTATTATTACAAAGCTGGACGGTGATACCAGAGGCGGGGCCGCCCTTTCCATCCGGGCAGTGACCGGCAAGCCGATTTTATATGTGGGCATGGGAGAAAAGCTTTCGGATCTGGAGCAGTTTTATCCGGACCGGATGGCTTCCAGGATTCTCGGTATGGGAGATGTGCTGACCCTGATTGAAAAGGCAGAGGCCCAGTTTGATGAAAGTCAGGCGAAGAAGCTGGAACAGAAGATGAAGAAGGCGGAGTTTGACTTCAACGACTATCTGGAGCAGCTGGAACAGATTAAGAAGATGGGCGGCATCGGCGATATGCTGAACATGCTTCCCGGCATGGGAAGCAAGATGAAAAATGTGGACATCGACGAATCAGCCATGGACAGGACGAAATCCATCATCTATTCCATGACGCCGGCGGAACGCTCCAATCCGGACATCATAAATCCTTCCAGAAAAAAGAGGATTGCGGCCGGAGCGGGCGTGGATATCGCGGAGGTCAACCGGCTCATGAAGCAGCATGAACAGAGCAGGAAGATGATGAAGCAGATGGCCGGCATGATGGGCAAAGCAGGAAAAAAAGGCAGGTTTAAACTTCCTTTTTAA
- the ylxM gene encoding YlxM family DNA-binding protein: MEKIVEQTLLYDFYGELLTEHQKRVYEDVVFNDLSFSEAAEERGISRQGVHDLIKRCNRILQEYEEKLGLVEKFLMTQEKVKEIHSLAQEYRKTEDRKLIFKIEEISEEISHL, encoded by the coding sequence ATGGAAAAGATTGTAGAGCAGACGCTTTTATATGATTTTTACGGAGAGCTCCTGACAGAGCACCAGAAACGGGTCTATGAAGATGTCGTGTTCAACGATCTGTCGTTCAGCGAAGCGGCAGAGGAGCGGGGGATATCCAGACAGGGCGTCCATGATCTGATCAAACGATGCAACCGCATTTTACAAGAATATGAAGAGAAGCTGGGACTGGTGGAAAAATTCCTGATGACTCAGGAAAAGGTAAAAGAGATTCACAGTCTGGCTCAGGAATACCGAAAGACAGAGGACAGGAAGCTGATTTTTAAAATAGAAGAGATATCAGAGGAGATCAGCCATCTGTGA
- a CDS encoding sporulation initiation factor Spo0A C-terminal domain-containing protein, whose protein sequence is MTLEEVLMEVHYLKSYKGYPCLVSCVKRVVEDETRLCEIRKRVYLPVAEEQGIKLQNLEKNLRTVRDVFQMRGGIKMLEKHLGGKHEFFIYPRELIEALADCITNE, encoded by the coding sequence ATGACTTTGGAAGAGGTATTGATGGAAGTCCATTATTTGAAAAGCTACAAGGGTTATCCGTGTCTCGTTTCTTGTGTCAAACGAGTAGTGGAAGACGAAACGAGACTATGTGAGATCAGGAAGAGAGTATATCTTCCCGTAGCAGAAGAACAAGGGATAAAGCTCCAGAACCTGGAGAAAAATCTGAGAACGGTTCGAGACGTTTTTCAAATGCGCGGAGGGATTAAGATGCTGGAAAAGCATTTGGGAGGGAAACATGAGTTTTTCATATATCCCCGTGAGCTGATTGAAGCTTTGGCAGATTGTATCACAAATGAATGA
- a CDS encoding M56 family metallopeptidase has translation MAWTILSSWFFGVFLTSLTGTVSCFFWKLLEFVMEKKKQFRWIVFSGKLVIIFYLVPVIYLYIYFSEMLIANNTYMYTMVVTPVILYSIVAAFLIWFVGFCVGILRYFMQKQNLKLFVSCSVPADLKINRIKDEIEKRLALKQSVAVRFNSQCSVPVVMGVRKPVILLPEQEYDQKKLRIILEHELMHVKHRDLFWKHFLYWISKVHWFNYSFKCLTDDINGWNETYCDRDACYGEMAICTYEEYFDTILENARVKPTEKLLFTMYLYENKKGIKRRMVRMRHYHASKELRKVVVALLTVCFVGVSSVTAFAAGEGMLKGYDALTDTTANKLTEADVTNDVETIIPPGTDIGIIEIEVPARTRTYMDWTIPGDTGYRTGPFWVTKGKKIATSALISPGNKFINLGIIEPDGTRRQVSGMSAVAHTFDVNYTGGYCVFVENRASSEITVQLLYEAQ, from the coding sequence ATGGCGTGGACGATTCTAAGTAGTTGGTTTTTCGGTGTGTTTCTGACTTCTCTGACAGGAACGGTTTCCTGTTTTTTCTGGAAGCTGCTGGAGTTTGTCATGGAGAAAAAGAAGCAGTTTCGTTGGATTGTGTTTTCTGGAAAGCTGGTGATAATCTTTTATCTGGTTCCGGTCATATACCTGTATATTTATTTTTCAGAAATGCTGATTGCGAATAATACATACATGTATACGATGGTTGTTACACCAGTTATACTCTATAGTATTGTTGCCGCGTTTCTGATTTGGTTTGTGGGGTTTTGCGTTGGAATACTTCGATATTTTATGCAGAAGCAGAATTTAAAATTATTCGTGAGTTGTTCTGTACCTGCGGATTTGAAGATAAACCGGATAAAAGATGAGATTGAGAAGAGGCTGGCGCTGAAACAAAGCGTAGCGGTCCGTTTCAATTCTCAGTGCAGTGTACCTGTGGTCATGGGAGTACGGAAACCGGTGATTCTTCTTCCGGAACAGGAGTACGACCAAAAGAAGCTGAGGATAATCCTGGAGCATGAGCTGATGCATGTGAAGCACCGTGATTTATTCTGGAAACACTTTTTGTACTGGATATCCAAGGTCCATTGGTTTAACTATTCGTTTAAATGTTTAACAGATGACATCAACGGCTGGAACGAAACCTACTGTGACCGTGACGCCTGTTATGGAGAAATGGCCATTTGCACGTATGAAGAGTATTTCGATACAATCCTGGAAAATGCCAGGGTGAAACCAACTGAGAAGTTATTGTTTACCATGTATTTATATGAAAACAAAAAGGGAATCAAAAGGAGGATGGTGAGAATGAGACATTATCACGCATCAAAGGAATTGAGAAAGGTGGTGGTGGCGTTACTAACGGTCTGCTTTGTCGGCGTCAGTTCAGTGACCGCATTTGCTGCGGGTGAGGGAATGCTGAAAGGATATGATGCTCTGACGGATACGACTGCGAATAAGTTAACAGAAGCAGATGTTACAAATGACGTCGAGACGATAATACCTCCGGGAACGGATATCGGTATAATCGAGATTGAGGTGCCCGCACGCACAAGAACTTACATGGATTGGACCATTCCTGGAGATACCGGTTATCGGACAGGGCCGTTTTGGGTGACGAAGGGAAAGAAAATTGCAACATCAGCGCTTATCTCTCCTGGTAATAAATTTATTAATCTGGGGATTATTGAGCCGGATGGTACAAGACGGCAAGTTTCTGGTATGAGTGCAGTAGCACATACCTTTGATGTCAATTACACTGGCGGATACTGTGTGTTTGTAGAAAACCGGGCGAGCTCTGAGATCACAGTTCAGCTCCTGTATGAGGCACAGTAA